The Zalophus californianus isolate mZalCal1 chromosome 8, mZalCal1.pri.v2, whole genome shotgun sequence genome has a segment encoding these proteins:
- the PCARE gene encoding photoreceptor cilium actin regulator produces the protein MGCTPSHNDVVNSVAKSGIQFFKKPKAILPGRQGGGARCSIPLLLPSSTCYDSGGDPSQGQRLTEEQMRARWTQSTAEGLYQLTRDSTAGKGKDMEGLPPETRISTSQLDKSQSHMAKDLPSKTQNSHGSQGTASSGEESKERNTQQRKLRCHTCGQQGHCCQTVLPAHEPEGKVDFPEPLVKAHQHAYTYLHTCIAKYEAILSITHQATQTQELLQPMVSFLLLCFDEVNRLLGEISKDGEMLLQEVRADLAWPLRKGEPQDQPDLLQQLLQYTVSKLLVLSGTVASITGHFLEGSSSYHHATASHLGKKLSTKKGVDERLLRALGQLENLASGHGDPGMQGVPLCSEDSGIGGDNDSVQLVDKLGKQASWDSVSEPAEWKLVLSSPVEARLSGQAWQPSPFRMGSDTPQDCPLSRPLSAKVQPAAQGGAGGPCPSSTGPETMAARPLGMGKSTRCDSPGIGISTEAHLSKGSGLVDAPSVSEGEDSSPEEEDQVSGMSPGPRQENSFPPRPRSSPGGPEGPFRPHPDRLRNPQAQEMILKMKEAISERIKFVPVPTGPQDWADEDERRTAVPPRPSTASGSSRTPVRQRRSQSEGCLKSQVEDSTLQELRRVQRGLSQRLEAFYALGARQQGQSPEQVPQPRAVALRPDTWGSGPSNTISKLKASLTKNFVILPSQDKSILQKCSPRPDSEQPRQGEAEGLPVVIPSGEKTSEAPGAEDWNVRGCPTRTSVKKLIETFSPTESLRTLGDSRDAGPSPCLRKWGVPLIPPRFPIYRGLAPLYPKPQISPAASGERLKVGPAGRPLAPLFPPLLTAGVSKREDLNFNYGTGEDPEHLPPPPLEILMDKSFTSLEPPESSKPKGSSSKGTRAPGPGGADPALRTWASPKLRASMSPTDLLPSKRTTAPTRPHSTGPGGSKSGCSTRKLTLDLSHPPATSRNPEVESRGAQGQAPTDRATSLSKHPQKAIPWHPSSHTSGPNRTLEPSLARPTRGPHSPEAPRQSQERSPLLVRKASATRGHWTPRADRRQLPSHRSAQPSVPSVHGSPSPPVSPPVSPTVLSPPATKEGASTPPRHKPPSTPPVSPPAQHKASSPPAQHTEVSSPSSGPSPSPPVSPAQGHQQTRDPEDSRAATAKACGNTCSIFRPATSSLFEAAPPPSAAHSRTPASLPPEAGGPQGTPAGGWRSSGPRLRAGSQRGLALCAFNPQPFIRRTASDRRPSIRLGLPVPGATSDAWESALSRSSSSEESPKKDTEPWNSPYAPELRGGGRGASPPELCVLGHGLQREARASRTQDKPQQKEVA, from the exons ATGGGGTGTACACCTTCCCACAATGACGTTGTTAATAGCGTTGCTAAGAGTGGcatccagttttttaaaaagcccaaagCAATTTTGCCAGGACGTCAAGGGGGTGGTGCAAGATGCTCTATCCCTTTGCTGCTTCCAAGCTCCACCTGCTATGACTCTGGGGGAGACCCATCCCAGGGACAGAGGCTGACAGAGGAGCAGATGAGGGCCAGGTGGACCCAAAGCACAGCTGAAGGTCTCTATCAGCTCACAAGAGATTCCACTGCAGGCAAAGGGAAAGATATGGAAGGACTGCCCCCAGAAACCAGAATCTCCACATCCCAGCTGGACAAATCACAAAGCCACATGGCTAAGGACCTTCCATCCAAGACACAGAACTCCCACGGGTCACAGGGGACAGCCTCTTCTGGGGAAGAGAGTAAAGAAAGGAATACCCAGCAAAGGAAGCTGAGATGCCACACGTGTGGCCAACAGGGCCATTGCTGCCAAACCGTCCTTCCTGCTCATGAGCCTGAAGGCAAAGTGGATTTCCCTGAGCCCCTGGTGAAGGCCCACCAGCACGCCTACACCTACCTCCACACCTGCATCGCCAAATATGAAGCAATCCTGTCCATCACCCATCAGGCCACCCAGACCCAAGAGCTGCTGCAGCCCATGGTCAGCTTCCTGCTGCTATGCTTTGATGAGGTCAACCGGCTCTTGGGGGAGATCTCCAAGGATGGAGAAATGCTCCTCCAGGAAGTTCGGGCAGATCTGGCCTGGCCGTTGAGGAAAGGAGAGCCTCAGGACCAGCCAGATCTCCTGCAACAGCTTCTGCAGTACACAGTCAGCAAGCTGCTGGTGCTCAGTGGCACGGTGGCCTCGATCACTGGCCACTTCCTGGAGGGCTCCAGCAGTTACCACCATGCCACCGCGAGCCACTTGGGAAAGAAGCTGAGCACAAAGAAGGGTGTGGATGAACGCCTCCTGCGGGCTCTGGGGCAACTGGAGAACTTGGCGAGCGGCCACGGGGACCCTGGGATGCAGGGTGTGCCCTTGTGCTCCGAGGACAGTGGCATCGGTGGGGACAACGACTCTGTGCAGCTGGTGGACAAGCTGGGCAAGCAAGCCAGCTGGGACTCGGTGTCGGAGCCCGCAGAATGGAAGCTGGTGCTCTCATCCCCGGTAGAAGCCAGGCTGTCAGGACAGGCCTGGCAGCCAAGTCCTTTCCGGATGGGTTCAGACACACCCCAGGACTGCCCCCTCTCGAGGCCTCTGTCGGCAAAGGTTCAGCCTGCAGCACAGGGTGGAGCAGGGGGCCCGTGCCCCTCGAGCACAGGCCCAGAAACTATGGCCGCCAGGCCTCTGGGAATGGGCAAAAGCACTCGGTGTGATTCCCCTGGGATTGGGATCTCCACAGAAGCACATTTGTCTAAGGGCTCCGGGTTGGTGGACGCTCCTTCCGTCTCTGAAGGGGAGGACAGTAGCCCAGAGGAGGAGGACCAGGTGAGTGGCATGAGTCCGGGTCCACGGCAGGAAAACTCTTTCCCTCCCAGGCCACGCTCTTCACCTGGTGGCCCGGAAGGCCCATTTCGGCCACACCCCGATAGGCTCAGGAACCCCCAAGCCCAGGAAATGATTCTGAAGATGAAGGAAGCCATCAGTGAAAGGATCAAGTTTGTCCCTGTGCCTACTGGGCCCCAGGACTGGGCCGATGAGGACGAGAGGAGAACAGCGGTCCCCCCGAGACCCAGCACAGCCAGCGGCAGCAGCAGGACCCCTGTGAGGCAGAGGAGGTCCCAGTCAGAGGGGTGTCTGAAGAGCCAAGTGGAGGACTCCACCCTCCAGGAGCTGCGGAGGGTCCAGAGAGGCCTGAGCCAGAGGCTGGAGGCGTTTTACGCCCTGGGTGCACGACAGCAGGGGCAGAGCCCGGAGCAGGTTCCGCAGCCCCGCGCAGTGGCTCTGAGGCCTGACACCTGGGGGAGCGGGCCAAGCAACACCATCAGCAAGCTGAAGGCATCCCTCACCAAGAACTTCGTCATTTTACCGAGTCAGGACAAGAGCATCTTGCAGAAATGCAGTCCCCGCCCTGACAGTGAACAGCCCCGGCAGGGGGAGGCTGAGGGGCTGCCCGTCGTCATCCCATCAGGTGAGAAGACCAGTGAGGCTCCGGGGGCCGAGGACTGGAATGTCAGGGGCTGTCCCACCAGAACATCGGTCAAGAAACTCATTGAGACGTTTAGTCCCACTGAGAGTCTGAGGACCCTGGGGGATTCCAGGGATGCCGGGCCAAGCCCCTGCCTCAGGAAGTGGGGGGTCCCCCTCATCCCCCCCAGATTTCCCATTTACAGGGGGCTTGCCCCTTTGTATCCAAAGCCCCAAATTTCTCCAGCAGCGAGTGGAGAACGTCTCAAGGTGGGCCCAGCCGGGAGGCCCTTAGCTCCTCTTTTCCCCCCTCTGCTGACAGCAGGAGTGTCCAAGAGGGAGGACCTCAATTTCAACTATGGAACAGGAGAGGACCCAGAGCATCTGCCTCCACCGCCTCTGGAAATCCTGATGGACAAATCGTTTACCTCTCTGGAGCCCCCAGAGAGCAGCAAGCCAAAAGGAAGCTCCTCCAAAGGGACCCGTGCACCAGGGCCAGGAGGGGCTGACCCTGCCTTGAGAACGTGGGCTTCCCCAAAGTTAAGAGCCTCCATGAGCCCCACTGACCTGCTACCCAGCAAGCGCACGACTGCCCCCACCAGGCCCCACAGCACAGGGCCAGGGGGCAGCAAGAGTGGCTGCAGTACCAGAAAGCTCACCTTGGACCTGAGCCACCCACCAGCAACCAGCAGAAACCCAGAGGTGGAGAGCAGAGGGGCTCAGGGTCAGGCACCCACAGACAGGGCCACCAGCCTGTCCAAGCATCCCCAGAAGGCCATCCCCTGGCACCCCTCCAGCCACACATCTGGCCCGAACAGGACCTTGGAACCCAGCCTGGCCAGGCCAACACGAGGGCCACATTCTCCTGAGGCCCCCAGGCAGAGCCAGGAGAGAAGCCCCCTGCTGGTCAGGAAGGCCTCTGCCACAAGGGGACACTGGACACCCCGAGCCGACAGGAGGCAGCTCCCCTCTCACAGATCTGCCCAGCCAAGTGTCCCCTCTGTGCACGGCTCCCCCAGCCCGCCCGTCAGCCCTCCGGTAAGCCCCACGGTGCTCAGCCCCCCAGCGACGAAGGAAGGAGCCTCCACCCCACCACGGCACAAGCCGCCCAGCACTCCCCCTGTGAGCCCACCCGCACAGCACAAGGCCTCCAGCCCCCCTGCCCAGCACACAGAAGTGAGTTCCCCTTCCTCTGgcccctccccgtcccccccAGTGTCCCCTGCTCAGGGGCACCAGCAAACAAGAGATCCTGAGGACAGTCGGGCAGCCACAGCTAAAGCATGTGGGAACACGTGTTCCATCTTCCGCCCAGCCACCTCCTCTCTGTTTGAAGCTGCCCCGCCACCTTCAGCAGCCCACTCACGCACCCCAGCCTCGCTGCCCCCTGAAGCCGGCGGCCCTCAGGGGACCCCCGCAGGAGGCTGGAGGAGCTCGGGGCCACGGCTGAGGGCGGGCTCCCAGCGGGGCCTGGCTCTGTGTGCCTTCAACCCTCAGCCTTTCATCAGAAGGACAGCTTCTGACCGCCGGCCGAGTATCCGCCTCGGGCTGCCTGTCCCCGGTGCCACCAGCGACGCTTGGGAATCTGCACTCAGCAGGAGCAG TAG